The Glycine soja cultivar W05 chromosome 6, ASM419377v2, whole genome shotgun sequence genome has a window encoding:
- the LOC114415501 gene encoding pathogen-related protein-like produces the protein MASSSVREDKYRPFMREDSEKNIKWRYGAPPNYDVVNKLFDEGRTKVWPPGSLEEKVQTLVKNWEMEMFHKEDFKDNRSVDPEKYTFSLNGRKPISLEEKRKLGGGYIPLLQTSIPEKLRPYNPYEETADSSHKAFTTTFPRGFALEILHVYSGPPVIVYKFRHWGYMEGPFKGHAPTGDKIEVYGMAIFTLDENSKIVKVEFFYDPAELLGGLLKGPKFDGSAEDAVASCPVLRNTG, from the exons ATGGCGTCATCAAGTGTTAGGGAGGACAAATACCGCCCCTTTATGCGCGAAGACAGTGAGAAGAACATCAAATGGAGATATGGTGCCCCTCCAAATTATGACGTTGTCAACAAATTATTTGATGAAGGCAGAACCAAG GTATGGCCTCCGGGTTCACTTGAAGAAAAGGTGCAGACTTTAGTGAAGAATTGGGAGATGGAAATGTTCCACAAGGAGGATTTCAAGGATAACAGATCAGTGGACCCAGAGAAATACACTTTCAGCCTAAACG GAAGGAAGCCTATTAGTTTGGAAGAGAAAAGGAAGCTTGGAGGAGGGTATATTCCACTGCTGCAAACCTCTATACCAGAGAAACTGAGGCCTTACAACCCATATGAAGAAACAGCAGATTCATCCCATAAGGCCTTCACGACAACATTCCCACGTGGGTTTGCTTTGGAAATTCTGCACGTGTACTCTGGACCACCCGTGATTGTGTACAAGTTCAGGCACTGGGGCTACATGGAGGGTCCCTTCAAAGGCCACGCCCCCACTGGAGACAAAATTGAAGTCTATGGGATGGCCATTTTCACG TTGGATGAGAATTCAAAAATCGTGAAGGTGGAGTTCTTTTATGATCCTGCCGAATTGCTTGGAGGTCTCCTGAAAGGTCCCAAGTTTGATGGCAGTGCTGAAGATGCTGTTGCAAGCTGTCCTGTACTCAGGAACACCGGCTAG
- the LOC114415502 gene encoding endoglucanase 25-like isoform X3, translated as MCITAYTYLIGKTTVLLAHFLPQKHKHQGSSINLKLAINQALTFYDAQKSGHYPRNSPVKFRGDSGLQDGNLAKTDLTGGFYDSGNNIKFTFTTAYTMTLLSWTVIEYHSKYADIGELDHVRDIIRWGSDYLLKVFIPPSSTAGSNLTLYSQVGSTISNNNNEQNDVSCWQRPEDMTYERPVSICDASASDLAGEIVAALSASSMVFEEDKDYSRRLIQAAESLFEAITSEDPTEHGTYTMVDACGKQARMLYNSTSYKDELAWGATWLFLATENADYLATATEIFLSAKGDEPSVDKGVVYWNNKLNAVEILLTGIRFFRDPGFPHEDALKLSSNSTDALMCSYLFNKYFSRTPGGLIILKPDNGPLLQYAATASFLSKLYSDYLDHLKMSGASCKTDAFSVEMLHDFATSQVSYILGQNPMKMSYLVGYGDRFPLQVHHRSASIPWNNQPYRCEDGKKWLNSKDPNPQVLLGAMVGGPDTNDNFVDQRTNQKFTEPNIASNAGLVAALIALQDPPYNSRDLKNSLWGWT; from the exons ATGTGCATAACTGCATATACTTATCTTATTGGCAAAACAA CTGTTCTGCTGGCACACTTTTTACCTCAGAAGCACAAGCATCAAGGGTCTTCAATCAATCTCAAACTGGCAATAAACCAGGCTCTAACGTTTTATGATGCTCAAAAAT CTGGACACTATCCAAGGAACAGTCCAGTGAAATTTAGAGGAGATTCAGGATTACAGGATGGGAATTTGGCTAAGACTGATCTTACTGGTGGATTTTATGATTCTGGCAACAACATTAAGTTTACCTTCACCACAGCTTATACTATGACCTTGTTGAGTTGGACTGTTATTGAATATCATAGTAAATATGCTGATATTGGTGAGCTTGATCATGTGAGGGACATCATCAGATGGGGTAGTGACTACCTGCTCAAGGTGTTCATTCCCCCAAGTTCAACAGCTGGATCAAACCTTACACTGTATTCCCAG GTTGGAAGTACCATTAGTAATAATAACAATGAGCAAAATGATGTGAGTTGCTGGCAACGACCTGAAGATATGACATATGAGAGACCAGTTTCAATTTGTGATGCCTCTGCTTCAGATTTAGCTGGTGAAATTGTGGCAGCATTATCTGCATCATCGATGGTATTTGAAGAAGACAAGGATTACTCAAGGAGACTTATCCAAGCAGCAGAAAGCCTCTTTGAGGCGATCACAAGTGAAGATCCTACAGAACACGGGACCTACACCATGGTTGATGCATGTGGAAAACAAGCAAGAATGCTTTATAACTCAACTAGCTACAAAGATGAGTTGGCTTGGGGAGCAACTTGGTTATTTCTTGCTACTGAAAACGCTGATTACCTTGCAACTGcaactgaaatttttttatcagccaaggGTGATGAACCAAGTGTTGACAAAGGGGTTGTTTATTGGAATAACAAGCTCAATGCTGTGGAG ATTTTGCTTACCGGTATTCGATTCTTCCGTGATCCTGGCTTCCCACATGAGGATGCTTTGAAACTCTCATCAAACTCTACCGATGCCCTCATGTGTTCTTATCTATTCAATAAATACTTTAGCAGGACACCTG GTGGATTGATTATCCTGAAACCAGATAATGGTCCATTACTCCAGTATGCTGCTACAGCATCCTTTCTCAGTAAATTGTACAGTGATTACCTTGATCATCTCAAAATGTCTGGTGCAAGTTGCAAGACTGATGCATTCTCGGTGGAAATGCTTCACGATTTTGCTACTTCTCAG GTTAGCTACATCTTGGGGCAAAACCCTATGAAAATGAGTTATTTGGTGGGCTATGGTGACAGGTTTCCTCTCCAGGTTCATCACAGAAGTGCATCAATCCCTTGGAATAACCAACCCTACCGTTGTGAAGATGGTAAGAAATGGCTAAACTCTAAAGATCCAAATCCACAGGTTCTTTTGGGAGCCATGGTGGGAGGACCAGACACTAATGACAATTTCGTGGATCAAAGGACCAACCAAAAGTTCACTGAGCCAAACATAGCAAGCAATGCTGGCTTAGTTGCAGCACTTATTGCACTTCAAGATCCTCCTTATAATTCACGTGACTTGAAAAACTCATTGTGGGGATGGACTTGA
- the LOC114415502 gene encoding endoglucanase 25-like isoform X1, giving the protein MPPTVSSTFESEREPVRYVHTVSESGRLLPSASRWNSIALDFKLAPNSSTAYESIPSQYPKSVDFNLAITDRKHFHIFIFVLVAIIFAILAAVLLAHFLPQKHKHQGSSINLKLAINQALTFYDAQKSGHYPRNSPVKFRGDSGLQDGNLAKTDLTGGFYDSGNNIKFTFTTAYTMTLLSWTVIEYHSKYADIGELDHVRDIIRWGSDYLLKVFIPPSSTAGSNLTLYSQVGSTISNNNNEQNDVSCWQRPEDMTYERPVSICDASASDLAGEIVAALSASSMVFEEDKDYSRRLIQAAESLFEAITSEDPTEHGTYTMVDACGKQARMLYNSTSYKDELAWGATWLFLATENADYLATATEIFLSAKGDEPSVDKGVVYWNNKLNAVEILLTGIRFFRDPGFPHEDALKLSSNSTDALMCSYLFNKYFSRTPGGLIILKPDNGPLLQYAATASFLSKLYSDYLDHLKMSGASCKTDAFSVEMLHDFATSQVSYILGQNPMKMSYLVGYGDRFPLQVHHRSASIPWNNQPYRCEDGKKWLNSKDPNPQVLLGAMVGGPDTNDNFVDQRTNQKFTEPNIASNAGLVAALIALQDPPYNSRDLKNSLWGWT; this is encoded by the exons ATGCCACCAACAGTGTCATCTACTTTTGAGTCTGAGAGGGAACCTGTGAGATATGTGCACACAGTTTCAGAGTCAGGTCGACTTCTTCCTTCAGCGAGCCGCTGGAACTCCATAGCACTAGACTTTAAACTTGCTCCTAATTCTTCCACCGCCTATGAATCTATCCCTTCACAATATCCAAAATCTGTTGACTTCAATCTTGCTATCACTGACAGGAAGcactttcatatttttatttttgttttggtagcaATAATTTTTGCCATCTTGGCAGCTGTTCTGCTGGCACACTTTTTACCTCAGAAGCACAAGCATCAAGGGTCTTCAATCAATCTCAAACTGGCAATAAACCAGGCTCTAACGTTTTATGATGCTCAAAAAT CTGGACACTATCCAAGGAACAGTCCAGTGAAATTTAGAGGAGATTCAGGATTACAGGATGGGAATTTGGCTAAGACTGATCTTACTGGTGGATTTTATGATTCTGGCAACAACATTAAGTTTACCTTCACCACAGCTTATACTATGACCTTGTTGAGTTGGACTGTTATTGAATATCATAGTAAATATGCTGATATTGGTGAGCTTGATCATGTGAGGGACATCATCAGATGGGGTAGTGACTACCTGCTCAAGGTGTTCATTCCCCCAAGTTCAACAGCTGGATCAAACCTTACACTGTATTCCCAG GTTGGAAGTACCATTAGTAATAATAACAATGAGCAAAATGATGTGAGTTGCTGGCAACGACCTGAAGATATGACATATGAGAGACCAGTTTCAATTTGTGATGCCTCTGCTTCAGATTTAGCTGGTGAAATTGTGGCAGCATTATCTGCATCATCGATGGTATTTGAAGAAGACAAGGATTACTCAAGGAGACTTATCCAAGCAGCAGAAAGCCTCTTTGAGGCGATCACAAGTGAAGATCCTACAGAACACGGGACCTACACCATGGTTGATGCATGTGGAAAACAAGCAAGAATGCTTTATAACTCAACTAGCTACAAAGATGAGTTGGCTTGGGGAGCAACTTGGTTATTTCTTGCTACTGAAAACGCTGATTACCTTGCAACTGcaactgaaatttttttatcagccaaggGTGATGAACCAAGTGTTGACAAAGGGGTTGTTTATTGGAATAACAAGCTCAATGCTGTGGAG ATTTTGCTTACCGGTATTCGATTCTTCCGTGATCCTGGCTTCCCACATGAGGATGCTTTGAAACTCTCATCAAACTCTACCGATGCCCTCATGTGTTCTTATCTATTCAATAAATACTTTAGCAGGACACCTG GTGGATTGATTATCCTGAAACCAGATAATGGTCCATTACTCCAGTATGCTGCTACAGCATCCTTTCTCAGTAAATTGTACAGTGATTACCTTGATCATCTCAAAATGTCTGGTGCAAGTTGCAAGACTGATGCATTCTCGGTGGAAATGCTTCACGATTTTGCTACTTCTCAG GTTAGCTACATCTTGGGGCAAAACCCTATGAAAATGAGTTATTTGGTGGGCTATGGTGACAGGTTTCCTCTCCAGGTTCATCACAGAAGTGCATCAATCCCTTGGAATAACCAACCCTACCGTTGTGAAGATGGTAAGAAATGGCTAAACTCTAAAGATCCAAATCCACAGGTTCTTTTGGGAGCCATGGTGGGAGGACCAGACACTAATGACAATTTCGTGGATCAAAGGACCAACCAAAAGTTCACTGAGCCAAACATAGCAAGCAATGCTGGCTTAGTTGCAGCACTTATTGCACTTCAAGATCCTCCTTATAATTCACGTGACTTGAAAAACTCATTGTGGGGATGGACTTGA
- the LOC114415502 gene encoding endoglucanase 25-like isoform X2: protein MPPTVSSTFESEREPVRYVHTVSESGRLLPSASRWNSIALDFKLAPNSSTAYESIPSQYPKSVDFNLAITDRKHFHIFIFVLVAIIFAILAAVLLAHFLPQKHKHQGSSINLKLAINQALTFYDAQKSGHYPRNSPVKFRGDSGLQDGNLAKTDLTGGFYDSGNNIKFTFTTAYTMTLLSWTVIEYHSKYADIGELDHVRDIIRWGSDYLLKVFIPPSSTAGSNLTLYSQVGSTISNNNNEQNDVSCWQRPEDMTYERPVSICDASASDLAGEIVAALSASSMVFEEDKDYSRRLIQAAESLFEAITSEDPTEHGTYTMVDACGKQARMLYNSTSYKDELAWGATWLFLATENADYLATATEIFLSAKGDEPSVDKGVVYWNNKLNAVEILLTGIRFFRDPGFPHEDALKLSSNSTDALMCSYLFNKYFSRTPDNGPLLQYAATASFLSKLYSDYLDHLKMSGASCKTDAFSVEMLHDFATSQVSYILGQNPMKMSYLVGYGDRFPLQVHHRSASIPWNNQPYRCEDGKKWLNSKDPNPQVLLGAMVGGPDTNDNFVDQRTNQKFTEPNIASNAGLVAALIALQDPPYNSRDLKNSLWGWT from the exons ATGCCACCAACAGTGTCATCTACTTTTGAGTCTGAGAGGGAACCTGTGAGATATGTGCACACAGTTTCAGAGTCAGGTCGACTTCTTCCTTCAGCGAGCCGCTGGAACTCCATAGCACTAGACTTTAAACTTGCTCCTAATTCTTCCACCGCCTATGAATCTATCCCTTCACAATATCCAAAATCTGTTGACTTCAATCTTGCTATCACTGACAGGAAGcactttcatatttttatttttgttttggtagcaATAATTTTTGCCATCTTGGCAGCTGTTCTGCTGGCACACTTTTTACCTCAGAAGCACAAGCATCAAGGGTCTTCAATCAATCTCAAACTGGCAATAAACCAGGCTCTAACGTTTTATGATGCTCAAAAAT CTGGACACTATCCAAGGAACAGTCCAGTGAAATTTAGAGGAGATTCAGGATTACAGGATGGGAATTTGGCTAAGACTGATCTTACTGGTGGATTTTATGATTCTGGCAACAACATTAAGTTTACCTTCACCACAGCTTATACTATGACCTTGTTGAGTTGGACTGTTATTGAATATCATAGTAAATATGCTGATATTGGTGAGCTTGATCATGTGAGGGACATCATCAGATGGGGTAGTGACTACCTGCTCAAGGTGTTCATTCCCCCAAGTTCAACAGCTGGATCAAACCTTACACTGTATTCCCAG GTTGGAAGTACCATTAGTAATAATAACAATGAGCAAAATGATGTGAGTTGCTGGCAACGACCTGAAGATATGACATATGAGAGACCAGTTTCAATTTGTGATGCCTCTGCTTCAGATTTAGCTGGTGAAATTGTGGCAGCATTATCTGCATCATCGATGGTATTTGAAGAAGACAAGGATTACTCAAGGAGACTTATCCAAGCAGCAGAAAGCCTCTTTGAGGCGATCACAAGTGAAGATCCTACAGAACACGGGACCTACACCATGGTTGATGCATGTGGAAAACAAGCAAGAATGCTTTATAACTCAACTAGCTACAAAGATGAGTTGGCTTGGGGAGCAACTTGGTTATTTCTTGCTACTGAAAACGCTGATTACCTTGCAACTGcaactgaaatttttttatcagccaaggGTGATGAACCAAGTGTTGACAAAGGGGTTGTTTATTGGAATAACAAGCTCAATGCTGTGGAG ATTTTGCTTACCGGTATTCGATTCTTCCGTGATCCTGGCTTCCCACATGAGGATGCTTTGAAACTCTCATCAAACTCTACCGATGCCCTCATGTGTTCTTATCTATTCAATAAATACTTTAGCAGGACACCTG ATAATGGTCCATTACTCCAGTATGCTGCTACAGCATCCTTTCTCAGTAAATTGTACAGTGATTACCTTGATCATCTCAAAATGTCTGGTGCAAGTTGCAAGACTGATGCATTCTCGGTGGAAATGCTTCACGATTTTGCTACTTCTCAG GTTAGCTACATCTTGGGGCAAAACCCTATGAAAATGAGTTATTTGGTGGGCTATGGTGACAGGTTTCCTCTCCAGGTTCATCACAGAAGTGCATCAATCCCTTGGAATAACCAACCCTACCGTTGTGAAGATGGTAAGAAATGGCTAAACTCTAAAGATCCAAATCCACAGGTTCTTTTGGGAGCCATGGTGGGAGGACCAGACACTAATGACAATTTCGTGGATCAAAGGACCAACCAAAAGTTCACTGAGCCAAACATAGCAAGCAATGCTGGCTTAGTTGCAGCACTTATTGCACTTCAAGATCCTCCTTATAATTCACGTGACTTGAAAAACTCATTGTGGGGATGGACTTGA
- the LOC114415503 gene encoding glycolipid transfer protein 3-like produces the protein MKRSRDMEKRSEIKSAIEELSMLVIVKPEGNHVMIAHIPTKPFLSLCHLVLQVLDKIGPTMAVLRQDVSQNIKRLEVMHELNPSMNSNLVEILKSEASKGKSRKRSSCSKAFLWLTRSLDFSSALLKSLENDPKKDMEQIVQECYDVTLSPWHGWISSAAFRVAKKLVPDSKTFMDLLKEKDENCETLKEKMQILVSLLVPFLEDVHCILKVYNLDRIKST, from the exons ATGAAGAGGAGCAGAGATATGGAGAAGAGATCAGAGATTAAATCTGCAATTGAAGAGTTGTCTATGCTGGTTATAGTCAAACCTGAAGGAAATCATGTCATGATTGCTCACATCCCCACCAAGCCTTTCCTGTCTCTATGTCACTTGGTTCTACAAGTTCTTG ATAAGATAGGACCAACGATGGCCGTTTTGAGACAAGACGTTTCCCAGAATATTAAG AGGTTGGAAGTGATGCATGAATTGAATCCCTCAATGAATTCAAATTTGGTTGAAATATTGAAATCAGAAGCTAGCAAAGGCAAATCAAGGAAGAGGTCTAGTTGTAGTAAAGCCTTTCTTTGGCTCACTAG GTCCCTGGATTTCTCCTCAGCATTGTTAAAATCACTAGAAAACGATCCTAAAAAGGATATGGAGCAAATAGTTCAAGAATGTTATGATGTAACCTTGTCACCATGGCATGGATGGATTTCGTCAGCCGCTTTCAGA GTGGCTAAAAAACTAGTGCCAGATAGTAAAACTTTCATGGATCTCCTCaaggaaaaagatgaaaactGTGAAACCCTAAAGGAGAAAATGCAGATCTTGGTTTCCCTGCTTGTTCCTTTTCTTGAGGATGTTCATTGTATTCTT AAAGTGTATAACTTGGACAGGATTAAGTCAACCTGA
- the LOC114415504 gene encoding uncharacterized protein LOC114415504, producing MALRLRLKVSSIGSPFLQLGSSASAACSVSKLGFHPPRLQLNKNSHPIRLFVRAARIESKGVTLGFRTPQFQLPEPLTGTTWTLDDFEAYPALLVMFICNHCPFVKHLKKDIVKLTKFYMEKGLAVIAISSNSVATHPQDGPEFMAEDAKLFGYPFPYLYDESQDVAQHFGAVCTPEFYLFKKDGRRPFELVYHGQFDDSRPSNNVPVTGRDLSLAIDRVLSGQPVPSEQKPSVGCSIKWHPGKKF from the exons ATGGCATTGAGACTGAGACTCAAAGTGTCTTCAATTGGGTCACCTTTTCTGCAGTTAGGTTCTTCTGCAAGTGCAGCATGCTCTGTTTCCAAACTTGGTTTTCATCCACCACGCTTGCAACTCAACAAAAATTCACACCCAATAAGGCTTTTTGTTCGGGCTGCTAGAATTGAGTCCAAAGGTGTTACCTTGGGTTTCAGGACCCCACAATTTCAG cTTCCGGAGCCCCTTACCGGGACGACCTGGACATTGGATGATTTTGAAGCTTATCCAGCTCTACTG GTTATGTTTATATGCAATCACTGTCCATTTGTTAAGCACCTGAAAAAAGACATTGTAAAGCTTACAAAGTTCTATATGGAG AAAGGACTTGCCGTCATTGCCATATCTTCAAATTCCGTAGCCACACACCCCCAG GATGGTCCAGAATTCATGGCAGAAGATGCTAAACTGTTTGGTTATCCTTTCCCATACCTATATGATGAG TCACAGGATGTTGCACAACATTTTGGAGCAGTTTGTACACCAGAATTTTACCTTTTCAAAAAG GATGGTCGAAGGCCGTTTGAGCTGGTTTATCATGGTCAATTTGATGATTCACGCCCAAGTAATAATGTACCGGTCACTGGAAG AGACTTGAGCTTGGCAATAGATCGTGTTCTTAGTGGCCAACCTGTACCATCAGAGCAAAAACCTAG TGTTGGATGCAGCATAAAGTGGCACCCAGGGAAGAAGTTTTGA
- the LOC114415505 gene encoding receptor-like protein kinase 2 gives MSSNALTLFILFLNISMCPSISVALNQEGLSLLSWLSSFNSSNSATAFSSWDPTNKDPCTWDYITCSKEGYVSEIIITSIDLRSGFPSRLNSFYHLTTLIISNGNLTGQIPSSVGNLSSLVTLDLSFNALSGSIPEEIGKLSNLQLLLLNSNSLQGGIPTTIGNCSRLRHVALFDNQISGMIPGEIGQLRALETLRAGGNPGIHGEIPMQISDCKALVFLGLAVTGVSGEIPPSIGELKNLKTISVYTAHLTGHIPAEIQNCSALEDLFLYENQLSGSIPYELGSMQSLRRVLLWKNNLTGTIPESLGNCTNLKVIDFSLNSLRGQIPVTLSSLLLLEEFLLSDNNIYGEIPSYIGNFSRLKQIELDNNKFSGEIPPVIGQLKELTLFYAWQNQLNGSIPTELSNCEKLEALDLSHNFLTGSIPSSLFHLGNLTQLLLISNRLSGQIPADIGSCTSLIRLRLGSNNFTGQIPSEIGLLSSLTFLELSNNLFSGDIPFEIGNCAHLELLDLHSNVLQGTIPSSLKFLVDLNVLDLSANRITGSIPENLGKLTSLNKLILSGNLISGVIPGTLGPCKALQLLDISNNRITGSIPDEIGYLQGLDILLNLSWNSLTGPIPETFSNLSKLSILDLSHNKLTGTLTVLVSLDNLVSLNVSYNGFSGSLPDTKFFRDIPAAAFAGNPDLCISKCHASENGQGFKSIRNVIIYTFLGVVLISVFVTFGVILTLRIQGGNFGRNFDGSGEMEWAFTPFQKLNFSINDILTKLSESNIVGKGCSGIVYRVETPMKQTIAVKKLWPIKKEEPPERDLFTAEVQTLGSIRHKNIVRLLGCCDNGRTRLLLFDYICNGSLFGLLHENRLFLDWDARYKIILGVAHGLEYLHHDCIPPIVHRDIKANNILVGPQFEAFLADFGLAKLVSSSECSGASHTIAGSYGYIAPEYGYSLRITEKSDVYSYGVVLLEVLTGMEPTDNRIPEGAHIATWVSDEIREKRREFTSILDQQLVLQSGTKTSEMLQVLGVALLCVNPSPEERPTMKDVTAMLKEIRHENDDFEKPNFLHKSVVTTNPKAAVHCSSFSRSCEPLIIESTSSSV, from the exons ATGTCAAGCAATGCATTAACTCTTTTTATCTTGTTTCTTAATATTTCCATGTGTCCATCCATCTCTGTAGCTCTGAACCAGGAAGGCCTCTCTCTACTTTCATGGCTTTCAAGCTTCAACTCCTCCAACTCCGCTACGGCCTTCTCTTCATGGGATCCAACAAACAAAGATCCTTGCACATGGGACTACATAACATGTTCCAAAGAAGGGTATGTGTCAGAGATCATAATAACATCCATTGATCTACGTAGCGGCTTCCCCTCACGGCTCAATTCTTTTTACCACCTCACCACTCTTATCATCTCAAATGGAAATCTCACTGGTCAGATTCCAAGTTCAGTGGGAAACTTGTCCTCTTTGGTCACTTTGGACCTTAGCTTCAATGCTTTATCAGGAAGTATTCCGGAAGAAATAGGAAAGCTATCTAATCTGCAGTTGTTGCTGCTGAATTCAAATTCCTTGCAGGGTGGAATTCCAACCACAATTGGAAACTGTTCAAGGCTTCGGCATGTGGCGCTTTTCGACAACCAGATCTCTGGAATGATACCTGGAGAAATAGGCCAGTTGAGGGCTCTTGAAACACTAAGAGCAGGAGGAAATCCAGGTATTCATGGAGAAATCCCAATGCAGATATCAGACTGCAAGGCCCTTGTTTTTCTGGGACTTGCGGTTACTGGGGTTTCCGGGGAGATTCCACCAAGTATAGGAGAGCTTAAGAATCTCAAGACAATTTCTGTCTACACAGCACACCTCACAGGTCATATCCCAGCAGAGATTCAGAACTGCTCAGCCTTGGAGGATTTGTTTCTGTATGAAAACCAGCTTTCTGGAAGTATTCCTTATGAATTAGGCTCCATGCAAAGCCTCAGGAGGGTGTTGCTGTGGAAGAACAATTTAACTGGCACCATTCCAGAGAGTCTTGGGAACTGTACAAATCTCAAGGTTATAGATTTCTCTTTGAATTCTCTGCGGGGTCAGATACCTGTGACTCTCAGTAGTCTACTCTTGTTGGAGGAGTTTCTTTTGTctgataataatatttatggAGAAATACCTTCCTATATTGGCAACTTTTCCAGGCTGAAGCAAATAGAATTGGATAACAACAAATTCTCTGGGGAGATTCCACCTGTTATAGGGCAACTGAAGGAACTCACACTCTTCTATGCCTGGCAGAATCAACTGAATGGAAGTATACCAACAGAACTATCCAACTGTGAGAAACTTGAAGCACTCGATCTTTCGCACAATTTCCTTACTGGTTCCATTCCAAGTTCACTCTTTCATCTAGGGAACTTGACTCAGTTGTTGCTGATATCAAACAGACTTTCAGGTCAAATTCCAGCAGATATTGGAAGTTGCACCAGCTTGATCAGGTTACGGCTGGGATCGAACAACTTTACCGGTCAAATTCCATCAGAAATAGGTCTTTTAAGCAGTCTGACCTTTCTTGAGTTGTCAAATAATCTATTCAGTGGAGATATTCCCTTTGAGATAGGTAACTGTGCTCATCTAGAATTGCTTGACTTGCACAGCAATGTGCTGCAAGGAACCATTCCTTCCTCGTTGAAATTCCTAGTTGATCTTAATGTCTTAGATCTTTCTGCAAACAGAATAACTGGAAGCATTCCTGAGAATTTGGGCAAGCTTACATCTCTAAATAAGTTGATTCTGAGTGGAAACCTTATCTCTGGTGTGATCCCTGGGACACTGGGGCCGTGTAAGGCTTTGCAGTTGCTGGATATAAGTAACAATAGGATCACTGGTTCTATTCCTGATGAGATTGGTTATTTGCAAGGATTAGATATCCTCTTGAACTTGAGTTGGAATTCTCTTACTGGCCCCATTCCCGAGACCTTCTCAAATCTCTCAAAACTATCCATCTTGGATCTCTCTCACAACAAGCTCACAGGTACACTCACAGTACTGGTTAGTCTTGACAATCTTGTGTCTCTAAATGTCTCCTACAATGGTTTTTCTGGTTCTCTTCCTGATACGAAGTTCTTCCGGGATATACCTGCTGCTGCATTTGCTGGTAACCCTGACCTTTGCATTAGCAAGTGCCATGCAAGTGAAAATGGTCAAGGCTTCAAGTCAATAAGAAATGTTATTATCTATACTTTCCTTGGGGtggttttaatttctgtttttgtCACTTTTGGAGTAATTTTAACTCTCAGGATTCAAGGGGGAAATTTTGGAAGGAATTTTGATGGAAGTGGTGAAATGGAATGGGCTTTCACTCCATTCCAAAAACTCAACTTCTCCATCAATGACATTTTGACGAAGTTGTCAGAATCAAACATTGTGGGAAAGGGTTGCTCGGGAATTGTTTATCGTGTGGAGACTCCAATGAAGCAGACTATTGCAGTGAAGAAGCTATGGCCAATAAAGAAAGAAGAGCCACCAGAGAGAGATCTCTTTACTGCAGAAGTTCAGACCCTTGGATCAATAAGACATAAGAATATAGTAAGACTTTTAGGATGCTGTGACAATGGAAGAACTAGATTGctattatttgattatatatgcAACGGGAGTTTGTTCGGATTACTCCATGAAAATAGATTGTTCTTGGATTGGGATGCAAGGTATAAGATCATACTGGGAGTAGCTCATGGTCTAGAATATCTTCATCATGATTGTATCCCTCCAATTGTCCATAGGGACATTAAAGCTAACAACATCTTGGTAGGTCCACAATTTGAAGCTTTCCTTGCAGATTTTGGCCTTGCAAAACTCGTGAGTTCCTCAGAGTGTTCAGGAGCATCTCATACAATTGCAGGTTCTTATGGATACATAGCTCCTG AATATGGATACAGTTTAAGGATCACAGAAAAGAGTGATGTGTACAGCTATGGTGTTGTGCTCCTTGAGGTCTTAACGGGGATGGAACCAACTGATAACAGGATTCCAGAGGGTGCCCACATTGCCACATGGGTTAGCGACGAAATccgagagaagagaagagaatttACATCTATCCTTGACCAGCAACTAGTATTGCAGAGTGGAACAAAAACCTCTGAGATGCTTCAGGTTCTAGGAGTGGCTCTCCTATGTGTGAATCCCTCCCCGGAAGAACGACCTACTATGAAAGATGTAACTGCAATGCTCAAGGAGATCAGGCATGAAAATGATGATTTCGAGAAACCAAATTTTCTCCATAAAAGCGTGGTTACCACCAATCCAAAAGCAGCAGTTCACTGTTCAAGTTTCTCCAGATCATGTGAACCTTTAATAATAGAATCAACATCTTCTTCTGTATAG